A window of Caldalkalibacillus thermarum contains these coding sequences:
- a CDS encoding YuiB family protein, with product MDPLQFVISILLFLILFFGIGFILNMLLKTTWLPGLILYPLVVLLIVSDVPLKGYITNPGESLARLGEKLMGLLMVDYIILGAGFIGALLSGLSIQILRARGYRMF from the coding sequence ATGGATCCATTGCAGTTTGTGATTTCTATTTTACTTTTTTTAATTCTTTTTTTTGGGATCGGCTTTATTCTTAACATGTTATTAAAAACAACCTGGCTGCCAGGTTTGATTTTATATCCTCTCGTGGTATTGCTGATTGTCTCTGATGTTCCTCTGAAGGGATACATTACCAATCCGGGTGAGAGTTTGGCCCGGTTGGGAGAGAAGCTGATGGGTTTATTAATGGTGGATTATATTATTTTAGGCGCGGGATTTATCGGGGCGCTGTTAAGCGGACTATCCATTCAGATACTTAGGGCTAGAGGTTACAGGATGTTTTAA
- a CDS encoding 3D domain-containing protein, producing MQPSQEKPCPCGLTIATLGALGLLLAVSAGASWTGGGVWFGQSIFSQLVHAAENVDEHDFIHTVKVIEAQVDFSQFPSKTVLATGYTAGVESTGKTPGHPQYGITYSGVKVRRNVFSTIAADPDVFPLGTILYIPGYGYGVVADTGSAIKGNKIDLYFDTVEDVYRLWGKRQVDVYVIQKGNGTVTEEMMDRLNRMDHRQLPAVPVFNEK from the coding sequence ATGCAACCCAGTCAAGAGAAACCCTGCCCCTGCGGGCTGACAATAGCAACCCTAGGTGCCCTGGGCCTGTTGCTCGCGGTCTCAGCTGGGGCAAGCTGGACTGGCGGCGGGGTTTGGTTCGGTCAGAGTATCTTTTCCCAACTTGTTCATGCGGCTGAAAACGTAGACGAGCATGATTTCATTCACACTGTGAAGGTGATTGAAGCACAAGTAGATTTCAGTCAATTTCCCAGCAAAACGGTGCTGGCCACAGGTTATACAGCGGGTGTGGAATCCACCGGTAAAACACCCGGTCATCCGCAGTATGGCATCACTTACTCCGGTGTCAAAGTGCGCCGGAATGTGTTTTCCACCATTGCCGCCGATCCGGATGTATTCCCTCTAGGAACCATTTTATATATCCCCGGCTACGGTTATGGGGTGGTAGCGGATACAGGGAGTGCCATCAAGGGAAATAAAATCGATCTGTACTTTGATACGGTTGAAGATGTTTACCGGTTGTGGGGCAAACGACAGGTGGATGTCTATGTGATACAGAAGGGAAACGGAACGGTAACGGAAGAGATGATGGACCGGCTCAACCGGATGGATCATCGCCAATTGCCGGCTGTTCCGGTTTTCAATGAGAAGTGA
- a CDS encoding divergent PAP2 family protein, which produces MEIFSNYPFWAAITAIALTQLIKVPLYYIPNRTLNWGLIFSTGGMPSSHSAAVTSLSTAVAIEHGLESTLFAISAVLALIVMFDAAGVRRHAGEQAVVLNRLVEDVNQLIEEMKNWNMQTKQVKRKKLKELLGHQPIEVLMGGLFGIGVAFLCLFIWEMMAD; this is translated from the coding sequence ATGGAAATTTTTTCAAACTACCCGTTTTGGGCAGCCATAACGGCTATCGCCTTGACCCAGCTGATCAAGGTCCCCCTCTACTATATCCCTAACCGGACGCTGAATTGGGGGCTTATTTTTAGTACAGGAGGCATGCCCAGTTCCCATTCGGCTGCTGTAACATCCCTGTCAACAGCGGTGGCGATTGAGCATGGTTTGGAATCTACTCTGTTTGCCATCTCTGCCGTGCTTGCCTTAATTGTCATGTTTGATGCCGCTGGCGTGCGCCGCCATGCCGGAGAGCAAGCCGTGGTGCTCAACCGGCTGGTAGAAGATGTGAATCAGTTGATCGAAGAGATGAAAAACTGGAACATGCAAACCAAACAGGTGAAACGGAAAAAATTGAAAGAGTTGTTAGGCCACCAGCCCATAGAAGTTTTAATGGGCGGACTGTTTGGGATTGGCGTTGCCTTTTTGTGCCTGTTTATTTGGGAAATGATGGCAGACTAA
- a CDS encoding leucyl aminopeptidase — MKFTVEQQKGPEVGTDLFVFGIFKGSETPGGCFSEMDKAWEGLLSRFIQEEWVPNEKKAEVIHSLGKFPAKRVMLVNAGEKEEFDLVKAREVFGFVTKEALKLKVRKVTYCLDSFNNGEEESAALAHALAEASLLAAYRFDTYKTSEEDNPSTVEYVSVCVPKEEDEVKEGLETGQIFGEATCFARDLVNTPGNYLTPSRLAEKAVEIASKHGFEYDILDRDQMEELGMGALLAVAQGSDQPPKMIVIKYQGKEKWEDVLAFVGKGLTFDTGGISLKPAKDMHEMKMDMGGAAAVLGAMDIIGRLKPKCNVLAVIPSTENMPSGRALKPGDVITSYAGKTIEVRNTDAEGRLILADGIAYAKTLGADYIVDVATLTGAILVALGEYTTGAVTNDETLMIEVLEAANEAGELVWRLPSFEPYKKMVRSSDVADLNNSPGRLAGSITAGLFLGEFAGDTPWVHLDIAGTAWANRETELNQKGGTGAMVRTLATLAERFAE, encoded by the coding sequence TTGAAATTTACAGTTGAGCAGCAAAAAGGACCAGAGGTTGGCACCGATTTATTTGTATTTGGCATTTTTAAGGGGAGTGAGACACCTGGGGGCTGCTTCAGCGAGATGGATAAGGCTTGGGAGGGGCTCCTTTCCCGGTTTATTCAAGAAGAGTGGGTTCCGAATGAAAAAAAGGCGGAAGTCATCCATAGTTTGGGAAAGTTTCCTGCCAAGCGGGTGATGTTGGTCAATGCAGGCGAAAAAGAAGAATTTGACTTGGTTAAAGCACGGGAAGTGTTTGGTTTTGTGACCAAAGAGGCCTTAAAACTTAAAGTCAGAAAAGTCACTTATTGTCTGGACAGTTTCAACAACGGTGAGGAAGAGTCCGCGGCTCTGGCCCATGCGCTGGCCGAAGCATCTTTGCTGGCTGCCTACCGGTTTGATACATACAAGACCAGTGAAGAGGATAACCCGTCCACTGTGGAGTATGTTTCGGTCTGTGTGCCCAAAGAAGAAGACGAGGTTAAAGAAGGGTTGGAAACAGGCCAGATTTTTGGCGAGGCAACTTGTTTTGCCCGGGATCTGGTCAACACGCCCGGCAACTATTTAACCCCCAGCAGACTGGCAGAAAAAGCGGTAGAAATTGCTTCCAAGCACGGTTTTGAATACGATATTCTGGATCGTGACCAAATGGAAGAACTGGGCATGGGTGCTCTCCTGGCTGTCGCCCAGGGCAGTGACCAGCCGCCAAAGATGATCGTCATCAAGTATCAAGGCAAAGAGAAATGGGAAGACGTTTTGGCCTTTGTGGGCAAAGGATTAACATTTGACACCGGAGGCATCTCCTTAAAACCGGCTAAGGATATGCATGAAATGAAAATGGATATGGGGGGCGCCGCGGCTGTTCTGGGAGCCATGGACATCATTGGCCGCTTAAAACCTAAATGCAATGTGCTGGCTGTGATTCCGTCCACAGAAAATATGCCCAGCGGACGTGCTTTAAAGCCGGGTGACGTGATCACCTCTTATGCTGGCAAAACGATTGAGGTGCGGAATACCGATGCGGAAGGGCGGCTCATATTGGCTGACGGCATTGCCTATGCCAAAACATTGGGAGCCGACTACATCGTGGACGTGGCCACATTAACTGGGGCCATTCTGGTTGCCCTTGGGGAGTATACGACCGGAGCGGTGACCAACGATGAAACATTGATGATCGAGGTGCTGGAGGCAGCCAATGAGGCTGGAGAGCTTGTCTGGCGCTTGCCCAGTTTTGAACCTTACAAAAAGATGGTCCGTTCCAGTGACGTGGCTGATCTCAACAACTCCCCCGGACGGTTGGCTGGAAGCATTACAGCCGGTCTGTTCCTTGGGGAATTTGCCGGGGATACCCCTTGGGTCCACCTGGATATAGCCGGAACAGCCTGGGCTAACCGTGAAACTGAGCTGAACCAAAAAGGTGGCACGGGCGCGATGGTTCGCACACTGGCCACGCTGGCGGAGCGGTTTGCCGAATAG
- the tkt gene encoding transketolase, which yields MSATNIEQLAINTIRTLSIDAVEKANSGHPGMPMGAAPMAYTLWSRFLKHNPNNPKWFNRDRFVLSAGHGSMLLYSLLHLSGYDLSMEEIKNFRQWGSKTPGHPEYGHTPGVEATTGPLGQGIGMAVGMAMAERHLAAVYNREGFNIVDHFTYVICGDGDLMEGVAYEAASLAGHLKLGRLIVLYDSNDISLDGDLHLSFREDIQQRFESAGWQYLRVEDGNDVEAIAQAIEEARADESRPTLIEVRTVIGYGSPNKAGKHVVHGAPLGEEEVKQTKQTYGWPHEPFHVPQEVREHFQRLQQKWQEDEEEWQALFDRYEQAYPDLARQLKAAIEGQWNADGQALPEFETGSKVATRAASGTMINHLAQQLPGLWGGSADLASSTKTLIKDAAHFSAEDYSGRNIWFGVREHAMGAALNGIALHGGTKPYGGTFFVFSDYLRPAIRLAALQKLPVVYVFTHDSIAVGEDGPTHEPIEQLPSMRAIPGLTVIRPADAHETTAAWLYAVQHTEGPVALVLTRQGVPVLEETKQSVDTLAKGAYVLAETEGQLPELILLASGSEVSLVLEAKKVLEQEGIAVRVVSMPSWELFEQQSDSYKAEVLPPGVKKRLAVEMAHPLGWERYVGEEGDVLGITTFGASAPGSTVMEKYGFTVDNVVERAKALLNK from the coding sequence ATGTCTGCCACAAACATTGAACAATTAGCCATTAATACCATACGCACCTTATCCATTGATGCCGTCGAAAAGGCGAACTCTGGTCATCCCGGTATGCCGATGGGGGCTGCACCCATGGCATATACATTGTGGAGCCGCTTTCTGAAGCACAACCCCAACAACCCCAAGTGGTTTAACCGGGACCGGTTTGTACTGTCTGCCGGGCACGGCTCCATGCTCTTGTACAGTTTGTTGCACTTAAGCGGATATGATTTATCCATGGAAGAGATTAAAAACTTCAGGCAATGGGGAAGCAAAACACCAGGACATCCCGAATACGGCCATACCCCAGGTGTGGAAGCCACCACAGGTCCCCTTGGCCAAGGGATTGGAATGGCAGTGGGAATGGCCATGGCCGAAAGACATTTAGCCGCTGTCTACAACCGGGAAGGGTTTAACATTGTGGATCACTTTACATACGTCATCTGCGGCGACGGGGACCTGATGGAAGGAGTCGCCTATGAAGCTGCATCCTTGGCCGGGCACCTGAAACTGGGCCGGTTGATTGTGCTGTATGACTCCAATGACATTTCCCTGGACGGGGATTTGCATCTTTCTTTCCGCGAGGATATCCAGCAGCGCTTTGAATCTGCTGGCTGGCAATATTTACGTGTGGAAGACGGCAATGATGTGGAGGCGATTGCCCAAGCGATTGAAGAAGCAAGAGCCGATGAAAGCCGTCCTACCCTGATTGAAGTGCGTACCGTTATCGGCTACGGCAGTCCCAACAAGGCTGGCAAACATGTGGTGCATGGGGCGCCGTTGGGTGAGGAGGAGGTCAAGCAAACCAAACAAACCTATGGCTGGCCACACGAACCTTTTCATGTGCCCCAGGAAGTCCGGGAACACTTCCAACGCTTGCAACAAAAATGGCAAGAAGATGAGGAAGAGTGGCAGGCGTTGTTTGACCGTTATGAACAAGCTTATCCGGATTTGGCCCGCCAATTGAAAGCAGCGATTGAGGGACAGTGGAATGCAGATGGACAGGCGCTGCCTGAGTTTGAAACAGGCTCCAAAGTGGCCACACGTGCTGCATCCGGCACCATGATTAATCACTTGGCCCAACAGCTGCCCGGTTTGTGGGGCGGATCGGCTGATTTGGCTTCTTCCACCAAAACCTTGATAAAGGACGCAGCTCACTTTAGCGCGGAAGATTACAGCGGGCGGAACATTTGGTTTGGTGTGCGGGAACATGCCATGGGTGCAGCTTTAAACGGCATTGCCCTCCATGGGGGCACAAAACCGTATGGGGGCACGTTCTTCGTGTTCTCTGATTACTTGCGTCCCGCCATCCGCCTGGCTGCTTTGCAAAAGCTGCCGGTGGTGTACGTCTTTACCCATGACAGTATCGCTGTGGGAGAAGACGGCCCCACGCACGAACCGATTGAACAGTTACCCTCAATGCGTGCCATTCCGGGCTTAACGGTGATCCGGCCTGCTGATGCCCATGAGACAACGGCGGCCTGGCTGTATGCTGTCCAGCACACCGAAGGGCCGGTCGCCTTGGTTTTAACCAGACAAGGTGTCCCTGTCCTGGAAGAAACGAAACAAAGCGTGGATACCCTGGCCAAAGGGGCTTATGTGCTGGCTGAAACGGAAGGCCAATTGCCCGAACTGATCCTTCTGGCCAGCGGTTCAGAAGTCAGTTTGGTGCTGGAAGCCAAAAAGGTGCTGGAACAGGAAGGTATCGCCGTGCGGGTGGTCAGCATGCCCAGCTGGGAACTGTTTGAACAACAAAGTGACAGCTACAAGGCAGAGGTGCTTCCCCCCGGGGTTAAGAAACGCTTGGCGGTGGAAATGGCCCATCCCCTGGGCTGGGAGCGTTATGTGGGTGAAGAAGGTGATGTACTGGGCATTACCACCTTTGGGGCCAGCGCACCGGGCAGCACAGTGATGGAAAAATACGGCTTTACGGTGGACAACGTGGTCGAACGGGCCAAAGCCCTGTTAAACAAGTAA
- a CDS encoding YugN family protein — translation MYAYEGSLLENQKAQYEEVQEFLERYGFVVGGGWEVDHGYFDKKLAIEPGYVYLRIPAFVERGSFGDPNAILRLGTPFLLRHKYQRGNDDDVSVSVINATTNQFSEPQDPDASLSPEETETGREVLARVEAAYRRQFLQ, via the coding sequence ATGTACGCCTACGAAGGATCCCTACTGGAAAATCAAAAAGCCCAGTATGAAGAAGTGCAAGAATTTCTGGAGCGGTACGGATTTGTAGTCGGCGGGGGATGGGAAGTGGATCACGGTTACTTCGACAAAAAGTTAGCGATCGAACCGGGTTATGTCTACTTGCGCATTCCAGCGTTTGTTGAACGGGGCAGTTTTGGTGATCCCAATGCCATTTTGCGCCTGGGCACCCCATTTTTGCTCCGGCATAAATATCAAAGGGGAAATGACGACGACGTCAGTGTCTCGGTGATAAACGCCACCACGAACCAGTTTTCCGAACCCCAAGATCCTGACGCTTCCCTTAGCCCGGAAGAGACAGAGACAGGGCGCGAGGTTTTAGCACGGGTGGAAGCAGCCTACCGCCGCCAATTTTTGCAGTAG
- a CDS encoding endonuclease MutS2 has translation MQERTLKLLEFDKIKDELAKHAASTLGKEKVEELTPVFDLDVVRKEQQATYEAFTVLRLKGQVPFGGIRDIRPAVKRAMIGSRLDAAELLDVAQTIAGGRKLKHFLEKVCAEHGELSILARLEEQIRPLRDVEQSIKSCIDEHGDVLDSASPALKEIRNRIRHAEQRVKRQLEQIVRAPANQKMLQEPIITIRQDRYCIPVKAEYRHHFGGLVHDQSASGATLFVEPEAVVAINNELREAKLQEEKEIDRILTGLTRQVGEAGEDLKNNVQALAELDFLFAKAYYARSIRAVQPQLNDQGYFKLIRARHPLIPAQDVVPTTFELGREYTCMVITGPNTGGKTVTLKTLGLLTLMACSGLFIPAEEGSHVAVVSSVYADIGDEQSIEQSLSTFSSHMTHIVGILDKMDENSLLLFDELGAGTDPTEGAALAMAILDFVHSRGALVVATTHYSELKAYAYSRPGVINASVEFDTETLKPTYRLLVGVPGRSNAFHIARRLGLKEEIIETAKNLISTDDLRIDHMLAELESARKQAEEDRQAAERLKREVEALKQSLAKKEARLEKEKERLISQAKQQAEQKIERMMKEAERIMAQLREWQRGHQAVKEHQLIEAKKGLEQLKEAASQQPAGMDKPRPKRQNGQTFKPGDDVYVHTFGQKGQVIEKLSEQEYYVQLGIIKMKVKASDMEKIKTKQTEQAGMARVQTKTETVGLELDVRGQTTDEAIAAVDKYLDDALLAGYQQVSIIHGKGTGQLRKGIQDFLRRHKRVKAFRLGEAGEGGSGVTIVTLS, from the coding sequence GTGCAGGAACGGACATTAAAACTTTTAGAGTTTGACAAAATCAAAGACGAGCTGGCCAAGCATGCTGCCTCCACCCTGGGCAAAGAGAAGGTGGAGGAGCTAACCCCCGTTTTTGACCTGGACGTTGTCCGCAAGGAGCAGCAAGCCACATATGAAGCTTTTACCGTCTTGCGCCTCAAAGGCCAGGTGCCTTTCGGGGGCATCCGGGATATCCGTCCCGCTGTAAAACGGGCTATGATCGGCAGCCGCTTGGACGCGGCGGAACTGTTGGATGTGGCCCAAACCATTGCCGGGGGGCGCAAACTGAAACACTTCCTGGAAAAAGTATGTGCGGAGCATGGGGAACTCTCTATCCTGGCCCGCTTAGAAGAACAGATCAGACCGTTACGAGATGTGGAACAGTCCATCAAGTCATGCATCGATGAGCACGGGGATGTGCTGGACTCCGCCAGTCCGGCACTCAAAGAGATCAGGAACCGTATCCGTCACGCTGAACAACGGGTAAAGCGCCAGCTGGAGCAGATCGTCAGAGCGCCGGCCAATCAGAAAATGTTGCAGGAACCTATCATTACCATCCGGCAGGACCGTTATTGCATCCCTGTCAAGGCAGAATACCGCCATCATTTTGGCGGCTTGGTGCATGACCAGTCGGCCTCAGGGGCCACCTTGTTTGTGGAACCGGAAGCTGTGGTGGCCATTAACAATGAGTTGCGGGAAGCTAAACTGCAAGAAGAAAAAGAGATTGACCGCATCTTAACCGGGCTGACCCGGCAGGTTGGTGAAGCGGGCGAGGACCTAAAGAACAATGTACAAGCTCTGGCCGAGCTGGATTTTCTTTTTGCCAAGGCTTACTACGCCCGGAGCATACGGGCGGTGCAACCCCAGCTGAATGACCAGGGATATTTTAAATTGATCAGGGCCCGGCATCCCTTGATTCCGGCTCAAGACGTAGTGCCCACCACCTTTGAGCTGGGCAGAGAATATACCTGTATGGTGATCACCGGCCCCAATACGGGCGGTAAAACAGTGACCCTCAAAACGTTGGGGCTGTTAACCTTGATGGCCTGTTCCGGTTTGTTTATTCCCGCTGAAGAAGGCTCCCATGTGGCCGTGGTCTCCAGCGTCTATGCCGATATAGGGGACGAGCAAAGCATTGAACAAAGCTTAAGCACCTTTTCTTCCCATATGACCCATATTGTGGGCATTTTAGACAAGATGGATGAAAACAGCTTGCTCTTGTTTGATGAATTGGGTGCAGGCACCGATCCCACAGAGGGAGCTGCGCTGGCCATGGCTATCTTGGATTTTGTCCACAGCAGGGGGGCGCTTGTTGTAGCCACCACCCATTACAGTGAGCTGAAAGCATACGCCTACTCAAGACCCGGTGTAATCAACGCCAGCGTGGAATTTGACACAGAAACGCTAAAGCCCACCTACCGCCTCTTGGTGGGGGTGCCGGGACGAAGCAATGCTTTCCATATTGCCCGGCGGCTCGGTTTAAAAGAAGAAATCATCGAAACGGCAAAAAATCTGATCAGCACTGATGATTTGCGCATTGATCATATGCTGGCCGAACTGGAATCCGCCCGCAAGCAGGCTGAAGAAGACCGGCAAGCGGCTGAACGCCTTAAACGGGAAGTGGAAGCCCTCAAGCAATCCCTGGCTAAGAAAGAAGCCCGGTTGGAAAAAGAGAAGGAGCGGCTGATCAGCCAAGCTAAACAACAGGCCGAGCAAAAAATCGAGCGCATGATGAAGGAAGCAGAGCGGATCATGGCCCAGCTGCGCGAGTGGCAGCGCGGGCATCAGGCGGTCAAAGAGCATCAGCTGATCGAGGCCAAAAAAGGATTGGAACAGCTTAAGGAGGCAGCCTCTCAACAGCCGGCAGGGATGGACAAACCCCGTCCTAAACGGCAAAACGGCCAGACCTTCAAGCCAGGCGATGATGTGTATGTGCACACGTTTGGCCAAAAGGGCCAGGTGATCGAAAAACTGTCCGAGCAGGAGTATTATGTCCAATTAGGTATCATCAAGATGAAAGTGAAGGCTAGTGATATGGAGAAAATCAAAACCAAGCAAACGGAACAGGCCGGCATGGCCCGTGTGCAAACCAAAACGGAGACAGTTGGCCTTGAGCTGGATGTCCGGGGGCAGACCACAGATGAAGCGATTGCAGCGGTTGACAAATACCTGGACGATGCCCTCCTTGCCGGTTACCAGCAGGTGTCCATCATCCACGGCAAGGGAACGGGGCAACTGCGTAAAGGCATCCAGGATTTCCTGCGCCGTCACAAGCGAGTCAAGGCGTTTCGCCTGGGCGAAGCAGGCGAAGGGGGCAGCGGCGTGACCATCGTAACCTTAAGTTAG